In the Arthrobacter sp. 31Y genome, one interval contains:
- a CDS encoding PP2C family protein-serine/threonine phosphatase produces the protein MVSPTPVRHAVVVEDDADIRGLLVLVLEQLDFVVTEAPDGLSGVEAVRKTNAELVTLDINLPDIDGMEVCRRLREFSDAYILMLTARADEIDRLNGLDTGADDYINKPFSPKELQARIRALFRRAARTPTPTAEDTGQSDELARAAVVQQSLLPRETVRLNGYDVAGAFRPSRSVGGDFYDWYQTRDGMHLTFADAMGKGMGAALIAATVRAVMRSVADTPAIDAAFGSASATITSDLDQSGSFVTMFHARLDSATGTLSYIDAGHGLALHVPAEGAARRLVSAGPPVGILDDQQWPASELELAPGDSLVIVSDGVLDAHASLEEFQRNVEKVARNGATSDDVCAALLELAPASTAEDDVTAVVVRRKPNAGL, from the coding sequence ATGGTCTCTCCCACGCCCGTACGCCACGCTGTCGTCGTCGAAGATGACGCTGACATCCGCGGACTTCTTGTACTCGTCCTCGAGCAGCTCGACTTCGTGGTGACCGAAGCGCCCGACGGTCTCTCCGGCGTCGAGGCTGTCCGCAAAACCAACGCCGAATTGGTGACGCTGGACATCAACCTTCCGGACATCGATGGCATGGAAGTATGCCGCCGCCTCCGCGAATTCTCGGACGCGTACATCCTCATGCTCACAGCCCGGGCCGATGAGATCGACAGGCTCAACGGCCTGGACACCGGGGCGGACGACTACATCAACAAGCCGTTCAGCCCCAAGGAACTCCAGGCCCGCATCCGCGCCCTGTTCCGCCGCGCCGCACGCACGCCCACCCCAACAGCCGAGGACACCGGGCAGAGCGACGAACTCGCCCGCGCAGCGGTGGTGCAGCAGAGCCTCCTGCCGCGCGAAACGGTCCGCCTCAATGGGTACGACGTCGCTGGCGCCTTCCGTCCGTCGCGCAGCGTGGGCGGGGACTTCTACGACTGGTATCAGACTCGCGACGGCATGCACCTCACCTTCGCCGACGCCATGGGCAAAGGTATGGGAGCCGCACTCATTGCAGCAACGGTCCGCGCCGTGATGCGTTCAGTTGCGGACACCCCCGCAATCGACGCTGCGTTTGGCTCGGCCAGCGCCACCATCACTTCTGACCTGGACCAGTCTGGATCCTTCGTCACCATGTTCCACGCAAGGCTGGACAGCGCCACTGGGACACTGAGCTACATCGACGCCGGTCATGGCCTTGCGCTGCACGTTCCCGCTGAAGGGGCGGCCAGGAGGCTGGTCTCCGCAGGCCCGCCCGTTGGCATCCTGGACGATCAACAGTGGCCCGCGTCCGAACTGGAGCTGGCGCCCGGCGATTCCCTGGTGATCGTCAGCGACGGCGTGCTGGACGCCCACGCTTCCTTGGAAGAGTTCCAACGCAACGTGGAGAAAGTGGCGCGCAACGGGGCTACCTCAGACGATGTGTGCGCCGCCCTGCTCGAGTTGGCTCCTGCTTCAACCGCTGAAGATGACGTGACCGCCGTCGTCGTTCGCCGAAAACCAAACGCAGGACTTTAA
- a CDS encoding winged helix-turn-helix domain-containing protein, with amino-acid sequence MAVNAYGPPPSRGPAPRGSSARRPGLNTRGMAAHGLALWVNPAEGDEIDPEVWERAARLVLARAMKLAPEAEVRIWPATGAEHSGVGDTSWGGTPQEAADAGTNGSLSLADALAEARSEALADGNSSPNGQITSAREGDMSGGGGRTETGGSTAVEPVTLASRRSQLAVDLAAEVVLLDGEPVSFTGMEYKLLRYLVVNCSRAISREELQRFLESFDLPGAAFRSIDVYVGRVRRKLGSARHTVATVRGGGYQFVPGPYATVRGPAEYSI; translated from the coding sequence ATGGCAGTCAATGCCTACGGGCCACCGCCGTCGCGAGGACCCGCACCACGCGGCTCCTCCGCGCGGCGGCCTGGCCTGAACACGCGCGGCATGGCCGCACACGGGCTGGCCCTTTGGGTCAACCCGGCCGAGGGCGACGAGATCGATCCTGAAGTTTGGGAACGGGCGGCACGCCTTGTGCTGGCCCGTGCCATGAAACTTGCCCCGGAGGCGGAAGTCCGCATCTGGCCCGCCACCGGGGCAGAGCACTCCGGCGTCGGCGACACTTCCTGGGGCGGCACTCCGCAGGAAGCCGCCGACGCCGGTACCAACGGTTCGCTGTCACTCGCCGATGCCCTCGCGGAAGCCCGTTCGGAAGCTCTCGCTGACGGAAATTCCTCCCCCAACGGACAAATCACCAGCGCACGCGAGGGTGATATGTCCGGCGGAGGGGGACGCACCGAAACGGGCGGAAGCACCGCCGTCGAGCCCGTAACGTTGGCGAGCCGCCGCAGCCAACTTGCGGTGGACCTCGCCGCTGAAGTAGTGCTGCTGGACGGTGAGCCGGTTTCCTTTACTGGCATGGAGTACAAGCTGCTCCGCTACCTCGTGGTGAACTGCTCCCGGGCCATCAGTCGTGAAGAATTGCAACGTTTTCTGGAGTCATTTGACCTCCCCGGCGCGGCATTTCGCTCGATCGACGTTTATGTTGGAAGGGTGCGGCGGAAGCTAGGCTCCGCCCGACACACCGTCGCCACCGTCCGTGGTGGCGGCTACCAGTTCGTGCCAGGGCCCTATGCCACAGTGCGCGGACCTGCGGAATACAGCATCTAA
- the bcp gene encoding thioredoxin-dependent thiol peroxidase, with the protein MTQKLLVGTQAPDFALLDADGTKVSLSDYRGRNVIVYFYPKAATPGCTTEACDFRDNLASLQGKGYDVIGISPDAPEALSKFTGEFALTFPLLSDEDHKVALSYGAWGEKLVDGEIVEGLVRSTVVLDGEGTVKLTQYQVAAQGHVQALREELGV; encoded by the coding sequence ATGACCCAGAAACTCCTCGTCGGAACGCAAGCACCTGATTTCGCGCTTCTCGACGCCGACGGCACCAAGGTCTCGCTGTCCGATTACCGCGGACGCAACGTCATTGTGTACTTCTACCCGAAGGCAGCCACCCCCGGCTGCACCACCGAGGCTTGCGATTTCCGCGACAACCTCGCCAGCCTGCAGGGCAAGGGCTACGACGTCATCGGGATCTCCCCCGACGCCCCGGAGGCACTGTCCAAGTTCACGGGCGAGTTCGCCCTGACCTTCCCGCTCCTGTCCGACGAAGACCACAAGGTTGCCCTCTCCTACGGCGCATGGGGCGAGAAGCTGGTTGACGGCGAGATCGTTGAAGGCCTGGTCCGCTCCACCGTTGTCCTCGACGGCGAAGGCACCGTGAAGCTCACCCAGTACCAGGTTGCCGCTCAGGGCCACGTCCAGGCGCTGCGCGAAGAGCTGGGCGTCTAA